Proteins encoded within one genomic window of Verrucomicrobiota bacterium:
- a CDS encoding ATP-NAD kinase, which translates to MNLPTHPDTRSLAAACDLLLVMGGDGTMLRVARELDGLDTPVLGINIGNLGFLTAVVASDLPRILRQVWQGEFLMDSRPLITGRIEAGNRSPVFRALNDLVINRSGASRMVELDVAVDHQPLTRYRCDGLIISSPTGSTAYSLSAGGAIVAPDAPVFMITPICPHTLSNRSVVIGLDKVLTVTVHSTRPSAILTADGQVSLNLGHDDRVHVRRSRRRLRLLYPSGTSFFETLRRKLHWSGGHV; encoded by the coding sequence CTGAACCTTCCCACCCATCCCGATACCCGGAGCCTCGCGGCCGCGTGCGACCTTCTGCTCGTCATGGGCGGCGATGGCACCATGCTCCGGGTCGCTCGAGAACTCGATGGACTCGACACCCCGGTCCTCGGAATCAATATCGGCAATCTCGGCTTTCTCACCGCCGTGGTGGCCAGTGATCTTCCGCGCATCCTGCGGCAGGTCTGGCAGGGCGAGTTCCTGATGGATTCGCGCCCCCTCATCACGGGTCGCATCGAGGCCGGAAACCGAAGCCCCGTCTTTCGCGCCCTCAACGACCTGGTCATCAACCGGTCTGGCGCTTCGCGCATGGTCGAACTCGATGTCGCGGTTGATCATCAGCCGCTCACCCGCTACCGGTGTGACGGGCTGATCATCAGCTCCCCCACAGGCTCCACCGCCTACTCGCTTTCGGCCGGTGGCGCCATCGTCGCACCCGATGCGCCCGTCTTCATGATCACCCCGATCTGCCCCCACACGCTCTCCAATCGGTCGGTGGTCATCGGTCTGGATAAGGTGCTGACCGTGACGGTTCACTCCACCCGCCCTTCCGCCATTCTGACGGCCGACGGTCAGGTCAGTCTCAACCTGGGCCACGACGACCGTGTCCACGTTCGCCGCAGCCGGCGCCGGCTGCGCCTGCTCTACCCCTCCGGAACTTCCTTCTTCGAAACCCTCCGGCGCAAACTCCATTGGAGCGGCGGCCATGTCTGA
- a CDS encoding TlyA family RNA methyltransferase: MNPTPSPKPPASNRSSRLRLDQALVALALLPSREKAQIAILAGQVRVKGRRAQKPSDWVHLSDAIELESPERYVSRGGLKLEHALRHFQLSPAEASALDLGASTGGFTDCLLQHGAARVYAVDVGHGQLAWKLRQDPRVVVMEKTNARNLSPHSFPQPFQPFRWAVADCSFISLKLILPPLIPLLDNAAKVVALVKPQFEAGRAEASKGAGVIRDAAIHDRILRELQSWTVQDARLSWRGVVESPILGPAGNKEFLVWLEKTG; encoded by the coding sequence GTGAACCCGACTCCAAGCCCCAAGCCTCCCGCCTCCAACCGGTCCTCGCGACTCCGTCTCGACCAGGCGCTCGTCGCCCTGGCGCTTCTCCCCAGCCGCGAGAAAGCCCAAATCGCCATCCTGGCCGGACAGGTCCGTGTGAAAGGGCGCCGCGCCCAAAAGCCAAGCGACTGGGTGCACCTCTCCGACGCGATCGAATTGGAGAGCCCGGAACGCTATGTCAGCCGGGGCGGACTCAAACTCGAACACGCGCTTCGTCATTTCCAATTGTCGCCCGCTGAGGCTTCCGCGCTGGATCTTGGGGCTTCGACGGGCGGCTTCACCGATTGCCTGCTCCAGCACGGTGCCGCCCGCGTCTACGCCGTCGACGTGGGCCATGGCCAGCTGGCCTGGAAGCTCCGGCAGGATCCCCGGGTCGTGGTCATGGAAAAGACCAACGCCCGGAATCTCAGCCCCCATTCCTTTCCCCAGCCTTTTCAACCTTTCAGGTGGGCCGTCGCGGATTGCTCGTTCATCTCTCTTAAACTCATTTTGCCCCCGCTCATCCCTCTGCTCGACAACGCCGCGAAAGTGGTGGCCCTCGTCAAACCTCAATTCGAGGCCGGACGCGCCGAGGCCAGCAAAGGCGCCGGCGTGATTCGTGATGCCGCCATTCACGACCGTATCTTGAGAGAACTCCAAAGCTGGACGGTTCAAGACGCGCGGTTGAGCTGGCGTGGGGTGGTCGAATCCCCAATACTCGGCCCTGCCGGCAATAAAGAATTCCTGGTCTGGCTTGAGAAAACTGGCTGA
- a CDS encoding PilT/PilU family type 4a pilus ATPase: MRRNELDYVLGTMLDSNKDVSDLNITVDKPLQVESSVQLVPVPIVPPVEKLTPFQTETIAFNLVNGSRWLTEDLLRTGSCDASYSLTGKARFRVNIFSQRGHYSIVLRKLNTKIPTLGDLKLPDTFHNMAKEKTGLILVTGATGSGKSTTLAALLNEINETKSIHIVTLEDPVEFVHPQKKATFNQREMGTDFDKFSSGLRAALRQAPKIILVGEMRDRETVELGLSAAETGHLVMSTLHTIDARQTINRILGMFETDEQEQIRLRLADTLRWVVSQRLAPKIGGGRQALLEIMGSNIRIKDSIVQGESEGKSFYEIVEAAYTFGWRTFDQACMDAYEQGAITEETALLYCSKRGPTTRGIDNIKKRRGEQTSSLSNLKMKTEEEEKARAKEEAAKKGPAPAIPGALKLKL, encoded by the coding sequence ATGCGCCGCAACGAACTCGATTACGTGCTCGGCACGATGCTGGATTCCAACAAGGATGTCTCCGACCTCAACATCACCGTCGACAAGCCGCTGCAGGTGGAGAGCTCCGTTCAATTGGTCCCCGTGCCGATCGTCCCTCCGGTGGAAAAACTAACCCCGTTTCAAACCGAGACCATCGCCTTCAATCTGGTCAATGGATCACGATGGTTGACGGAAGATCTCCTGCGCACCGGCTCCTGCGACGCCTCCTACTCGCTGACCGGCAAGGCCCGTTTCCGCGTCAACATCTTCTCCCAACGCGGCCACTACTCGATCGTGCTCCGCAAACTCAACACCAAGATCCCAACCCTCGGCGACCTCAAGCTCCCGGACACCTTCCACAACATGGCGAAGGAGAAGACCGGCCTCATCCTCGTGACCGGGGCCACCGGATCCGGCAAATCCACGACCCTGGCCGCCCTCCTCAACGAGATCAACGAAACCAAGTCCATCCACATCGTCACCCTCGAAGACCCCGTGGAATTCGTTCACCCGCAGAAAAAGGCCACGTTCAATCAGCGCGAAATGGGCACGGACTTCGACAAGTTTTCCAGCGGCCTGCGTGCCGCGCTTCGCCAGGCGCCCAAGATCATTCTGGTCGGCGAAATGCGCGACCGCGAAACCGTCGAACTCGGACTGAGCGCCGCCGAAACCGGCCACCTCGTCATGAGCACGTTGCACACCATCGACGCCAGGCAGACGATCAACCGTATTCTGGGCATGTTCGAAACCGACGAACAGGAGCAAATCCGCCTCCGCCTGGCGGACACACTCCGCTGGGTGGTCAGCCAGCGACTGGCACCCAAAATCGGAGGAGGACGCCAGGCGCTCCTCGAAATCATGGGCTCCAACATCCGGATCAAGGACAGCATCGTCCAGGGCGAGAGCGAGGGCAAAAGCTTCTACGAAATCGTCGAGGCCGCTTATACGTTCGGCTGGCGCACGTTCGACCAAGCCTGCATGGACGCTTACGAACAAGGCGCCATCACGGAGGAAACCGCCTTGCTGTATTGCTCAAAACGCGGCCCGACCACCCGCGGCATCGACAACATCAAGAAGCGACGCGGGGAACAAACTTCCTCGCTCAGCAATCTCAAAATGAAAACCGAGGAAGAGGAGAAGGCCAGAGCCAAGGAAGAAGCCGCCAAGAAGGGTCCTGCTCCCGCCATTCCCGGCGCGCTCAAACTCAAACTCTAG
- a CDS encoding DUF1501 domain-containing protein: MKPSLVNNFPSRHPDLAGSRRWFLQRCSIGLGWMALSRFPGANASSPMAPKQSMYFGRAKRVIYLFMAGGPSQLELFDYKPRLVALNGQPVPDSLIAGKRFAFMNTSHGTKLLGTRRAFRRHGQSGMWVSDLFPHTARIVDHLTMVRSCATDLFNHAPAKLFMNTGSGQFGRPSMGSWIAYGLGSESQNLPGFVVLQSGPRGPRGGAVNWGSGFLPTTFQGVPFRPGREPILNQANPPGVTSEDQRRTLDALRDLNALRARFTADPEIETRVASYEMAFRMQSSAPELTDLSGETDETLKLYGASREQPSFARNCLLARRLIERDVRFVQLYHTNWDSHGGPGETLEKDLPQVCREVDQAQAALVLDLKHRGLLDDTLVIWGGEFGRTPMGENRDTTGRNHHIDAFTMWFAGGGMKAGAEVGQTDELGFSPVEDRAHVHDLHATLLHLLGLEHTRLTYRFQGRDFRLTDIHGEVLPHLLA, translated from the coding sequence ATGAAACCGTCACTCGTGAATAATTTTCCCTCCCGCCATCCCGATCTGGCTGGCAGCCGCCGATGGTTCCTGCAGCGATGCAGCATCGGATTGGGTTGGATGGCGCTTTCCCGCTTCCCGGGGGCAAATGCCTCCTCTCCCATGGCGCCGAAACAATCCATGTACTTCGGACGTGCCAAGCGGGTCATCTATCTGTTCATGGCCGGAGGGCCTTCCCAGCTCGAGTTGTTCGATTATAAGCCAAGACTCGTCGCATTGAACGGCCAACCCGTTCCGGATTCGCTCATCGCCGGCAAACGGTTCGCGTTCATGAACACGAGCCACGGCACCAAGCTGCTGGGAACTCGACGCGCTTTCCGCCGCCATGGCCAGAGTGGCATGTGGGTGTCAGATCTTTTCCCTCACACAGCCCGCATCGTGGATCACCTCACCATGGTCCGTTCCTGCGCCACGGACTTGTTCAATCATGCGCCCGCCAAACTCTTCATGAACACGGGCTCCGGCCAATTCGGACGCCCCAGCATGGGCTCCTGGATCGCGTACGGACTCGGCAGCGAATCGCAGAATCTTCCTGGTTTCGTGGTGCTCCAAAGCGGACCTCGAGGTCCGCGCGGGGGCGCCGTCAATTGGGGCAGCGGATTCCTGCCCACGACTTTTCAGGGCGTTCCTTTTCGTCCGGGACGCGAGCCGATTCTCAATCAAGCCAATCCCCCTGGCGTCACCTCGGAGGACCAACGCCGCACCCTGGACGCGCTGCGGGACTTGAATGCGCTGCGGGCGCGCTTCACCGCCGATCCCGAAATCGAGACGCGCGTCGCCTCCTACGAAATGGCGTTCAGAATGCAGAGCAGCGCCCCCGAGCTCACCGACCTCTCAGGCGAAACGGACGAAACGCTGAAACTCTACGGCGCCAGCCGCGAACAACCTTCCTTTGCGCGCAATTGCTTGCTCGCCCGAAGGCTCATCGAACGCGATGTCCGCTTTGTTCAACTTTACCACACCAACTGGGACAGCCACGGCGGTCCGGGTGAAACATTGGAAAAAGACCTGCCCCAAGTCTGTCGGGAGGTGGACCAAGCCCAGGCGGCTCTGGTGCTCGATTTGAAACACCGCGGCTTGCTCGACGATACCCTGGTCATCTGGGGTGGCGAATTCGGGCGCACGCCGATGGGCGAAAATCGCGACACCACGGGCCGCAACCATCACATCGACGCCTTCACGATGTGGTTCGCCGGCGGCGGCATGAAAGCGGGAGCGGAAGTGGGTCAAACCGACGAACTCGGTTTTTCCCCGGTCGAGGACCGCGCGCACGTGCATGACCTGCACGCGACACTTCTCCATTTGCTGGGCCTGGAACATACACGCCTCACCTACCGCTTTCAGGGACGCGATTTCCGACTGACGGACATCCACGGAGAAGTGCTGCCGCATCTACTCGCCTAA